A part of Vulpes vulpes isolate BD-2025 chromosome 15, VulVul3, whole genome shotgun sequence genomic DNA contains:
- the PWWP2B gene encoding PWWP domain-containing protein 2B, which produces MEPRAGCRLPARVEQVAPGALLVTASCGGRRFAGVLLDCTRKSGLFGLPLLAPLPQPEDPPVNGCHDPAPSEQDGEAMQLGTGPPPPPCGDRPPETTGPEPPPPLVPPFPPYFEGAPFPPPLWLRSTYRQWVPQPPPRTIKRTRRRLSRNRDPGRLALSPIRLRPRQVLCEKCKSTLSPPEASPGLPAAPRPRRRGGSGPGPDREPQKLEDPDGGGGGGGDATAMARRSKRERREEDGAPVARSPAIKISYSTPQGKGEVVEIPSRVHGSLEPFCPSQAPHGAGHDPRGPPACIPKLKLTRPGPPGPGLPPPKIRLKPHRRGAGAREPVYRAELVEALNGRGRGPRAGSPTLPGCGAAGGGAADSSSGSSGEDEDFKGCPQGPRGPESLAFLAACPRRGADCASESVWSSDSLDESKSSSSEVTSPDTCDLSSGDGASVRSSSKDARPTVPPLTVRLHTQSVSKCVTEDGRTVAVGDIVWGKIHGFPWWPARVLDISLSQKEDGEPSWQEAKVSWFGSPTTSFLSTSKLSPFSEFFKLRFNRKKKGMYRKAITEAANAAQHVAPEIRELLTEFET; this is translated from the exons ATGGAGCCGCGGGCGGGCTGCCGGCTGCCGGCGCGGGTGGAGCAGGTCGCCCCCGGCGCGCTGCTGGTCACGGCGAGCTGCGGGGGGCGCCGCTTCGCCGGGGTCCTGCTGGACTGCACGAGGAA GTCTGGCCTCTTTGGCCTGCCCCTGTTGGCTCCGCTGCCCCAGCCGGAGGACCCCCCCGTCAACGGCTGCCACGACCCGGCCCCCTCGGAGCAGGACGGAGAGGCGATGCAGCTGGGGACcggcccgccgccgcctccctgCGGGGACCGGCCCCCCGAGACCACCGGCCCcgagccgcccccgcccctcgtGCCGCCGTTCCCGCCCTACTTTGAAGgcgcccccttccctcccccgcTCTGGCTGAGAAGCACCTACCGGCAGTGGGTCCCGCAGCCGCCGCCCCGCACCATCAAGAGGACCCGCCGGCGCCTGTCCCGGAACCGCGACCCAGGTCGGCTCGCCCTGAGCCCCATTCGCCTGCGGCCGCGCCAAGTGCTCTGTGAGAAGTGCAAGAGCACTCTGAGCCCCCCCGAGGCCAGCCCCGGCCTCCCGGCTGCCCCTCGGCCCCGCAGGAGGGGGGGcagcggccccggccccgacAGGGAGCCCCAAAAGCTCGAGGACCctgacggcggcggcggcggcggcggcgatgCCACGGCCATGGCGAGgaggagcaagagggagaggcgGGAGGAGGACGGGGCGCCGGTGGCCCGCAGCCCGGCCATCAAGATCTCGTACAGCACCCCGCAGGGCAAGGGCGAGGTGGTGGAGATCCCGTCGCGCGTGCACGGGTCCCTGGAGCCCTTCTGCCCGTCCCAGGCCCCCCACGGTGCCGGCCACGACCCCCGCGGGCCCCCCGCCTGCATCCCCAAGCTGAAGCTGACGCGGCCCGGGCCCCCTGGCCCCGGCCTGCCGCCCCCCAAGATCCGCCTGAAGCCCCAccgccggggggccggggcgcgggagCCCGTGTACCGGGCCGAGCTGGTGGAGGCGCTCAACGGGCGCGGGCGAGGCCCCCGGGCGGGCTCCCCGACGCTCCCGGGCTGCGGcgccgcgggcggcggggctgcCGACTCGTCCTCCGGGAGCTCTGGCGAGGACGAGGACTTCAAAGGGTGTCCCCAGGGTCCACGCGGGCCCGAGAGCCTGGCCTTCCTGGCCGCCTGCCCCAGGAGGGGCGCAGACTGTGCCAGCGAGTCCGTGTGGAGCAGCGACAGCCTGGACGAGTCCAAGTCGTCCAGCTCAGAAGTAACGTCACCAGACACCTGCGACCTTTCGTCCGGGGACGGTGCGTCCGTGCGGTCCTCGTCCAAGGACGCGAGGCCGACCGTGCCGCCCCTCACGGTGAGGCTGCACACGCAGAGCGTCTCCAAGTGCGTGACTGAGGACGGGAGGACGGTGGCCGTAGGGGACATCGTGTGGGGTAAGATTCACGGCTTTCCTTGGTGGCCCGCGCGCGTCCTGGACATCAGCCTCAGCCAGAAGGAGGACGGGGAGCCCTCCTGGCAGGAAGCGAAAGTCTCGTGGTTCGGCTCGCCGACGACGTCGTTCTTGTCCACTTCAAAGCTCTCGCCTTTCTCCGAGTTTTTCAAACTGAGGTTTAACCGCAAGAAGAAGGGCATGTACCGGAAGGCGATCACGGAGGCCGCCAACGCCGCGCAGCACGTGGCCCCCGAGATCAGGGAGCTGCTAACGGAGTTTGAGACGTAA